From the genome of Apium graveolens cultivar Ventura unplaced genomic scaffold, ASM990537v1 ctg895, whole genome shotgun sequence:
aataatcaccgggcaaattatgtttgcaacgtgaatattcatgaggtcgttgcaccttactcgcattaaataaatggagtagatgcaggcttgagttgcgctctgagagagatgcaaaacgattgtgatcagctcagactatcactgaatttgaggatattagttacgaagggctaatcgttccttaaacatgataccacagaagaaaataattaaatttcctattagttttggaatattttctgacattctgtaaaatattaaaattgtgggggtatctaaaatagaaaattattgaattttctatgaatagtggaatgtaatgaaacattcttgaaaataattgaaatgtgggggtatctcgaaacttgataccaatacctctgttggtagcatgagatccaagatcaattgagatattttggatggatacgtagacaatggttgagtctaatattatccgatatatgaatctaatttttgagattcgtaagaatactattacagagtttaggaatgcttatgcgataagctagtagatcctagtagatctgtaattaaaagtcatctaaatgaacttacgagttattggatgaatgtgaggatgaacctgcagagagcaaaagacttggataattgctagtcccgaatgtcttgataatttgcttgaaggtgaactcgtaaatttaatagaagcaatgcgcttctcgtataatttcttgataagtgaatatatcaagagaaaatttgactattactgagagtcaataaatcaagattttctagcacgtgtactagaaaatggattgtgcatgttctctctatgtcctttgtgggggaaaggatgttaagaaatagagagaatggttctgtttgacagaatcttgtttaaaaaatatatagatcttcttacgagatagaagcattaggacccaaatgaatttttaaattgggaaaatatatctgggtctgaaggaagtataaggtcagactgatataaaaatattacagtcgaaagtgatgaccttatataatttatgaaatattctcgagttttgagaataaggttcattaagatgatactaaaattatcgtattgtgaaatttaaaagtgcatcaatgaacattgagatggtctttctaaatagatatttggagaaatatctatttatgtgaacccgagggttgctctagataaagcaagagtagaaaatctgtattttcggtgatcatgttgagtgaaacaacattgacacgaaataatggcatattaaatttgatattgctatgataagcaatggcttcaaataaatgacatggttgccattttgaggacgctcaaaattggttgctatgtgaataaggattgccagtttaaggacgcttaaactcggtaatgatgcaaactgaaattgctggtttttgggacgctaaaagctggtaatatcaataacaagtgaagccttaagtaataactagtaaagttatttcataaatatgaaatatgtcaatatgagatgtcaaactgattcaaaatcagagaattgacaagtgtgcatgtgttatttacacataatatgcaagtcataattgattgcatgtgagtgatctgatcattacgagaagtaatgacaagaggatcatctctgaaaatcttgatgagattgaaaagttttgatttgaagattacaatcttcgtgactttaaaagttttagatgatacatgtcacatgttggtgatgtgaattttgaagagATCAACGAAACTAAATTTGTCATAGCTGGAATGGATTTATATTTATCCAAGcgtagatgaacaaggatctctcaagaaggattgcaagtctgttgtactttttaaaattgtacaaaattagacatagtatacacagttggtaaactgggtagatgcacgagtacaatggaaattggtcacttgaaagtgattgcaatgagatttaaggtgtatgatatgtgctcgtgagcttggactgcaatacgaaagatatctaattgtactatgtgaatatagtatgtaaattagatatttgactttaagaacttaaaagccattcgagaatacatttcacacttagcagtcgtgtcatggaaatcctaaacttagctcgattcatgatggaatacgagtctggtgcataaaataaatgcagtttaaaggctgagtagccactttgtaaggattttcctaaatgacaaggaaactatgtcttcaatatgcatatatcgtgtaatcaatatgcaaattgggagatcacattattgtgtatgaaatggtatgtctcacatctatgatgaggacataataacattaaacaactattctcgacgagaattatcatgattgactatgtaaagtcaaatgataatgtttggatccactaaccagatggttaaactgagcgaatctgtttaagccaagggaatctagttagaccgagagatagttgtcaaatcatcgagaggaatgagccttgcctattgcttaacggcgtcatggtggacacccaaccttgctgactggagatcccaagaacttggttcaatgggacaactaaatcatgatgaccaaatcactgtgggggtaacccctggcctatttctatgatgatgaaacagtgagacccgtaaggtacgaggttaagctttatgcttttaatgatctttgacgaatacaaggatttcaagtttgaatacataatattcggttgagtaaacgcgggttactctataagataaagatcacctatgtaagagagaagtatggccgcttcaaaggagaattgcgaggcacaattctttagaaactcttgcagaaccaggacgatgttccagggccaaaatggacataatcatgagaactgaatgagtcaggaaagatatagtgatgagtatgtcatcgtttacacaaacggtcgaacagttcaaggacatcgcttcatactgtctaccagtaaagtcgatatacttattcgagcgaaggttcaaggagcattctctacctatcgtatgctatatctgaccgccggaactatcaccaagtcaagctccgcgtctgtctgtctatgtggtgcgtgctactggaccatcaatctcatttgtgggggattgttggacaaacttagtattttagactaagttgtgaatcattttgagactctatatgagtgagacacattatgtgttagtggtgtgtatttattggaacgtattcttctcttcgaggggattccaacgcatattaacacgctcaaaatgagtaaaaggtgaatgagaactgatgttccaaagttttacattttaatatgaaaagtggttttgtaccacatcgagagtagcacaaacctattccttagtttttcttataaataccatgtaccacatcgaaaagaaaaacaagtccttttaagcctctctttataaatagagtcttagggcaccagttttattaagtcgaggaaataagagtcatctctttcattctcggtctccttaatcataaattttttcaatattccggtgatagttctcgggctcagttcaagttcgctgagagtatattcgatctatcgattatactagtatctcgttttatcctgggaagcaggtcgttaaacacggatggtgcggggcgaaactgctttaaggagacagttttctggactcgagattaaatccaatctttgtttgttttctcaaacccttctcctaatttaattgttaattctcatatgtttatgtgatttaagaattagcaattttcttgtgaagtagttatatataataatgtctttatcgtacaagattgataacaacAATACCTATATTGTATTATCCCATACATAAAAGAATCTTTAGAAAGATAAATTTAGATTTCTGTATATAAGAAGGTAATGATAGCTATACCGATTTTTCCGATATATTCCACAATTGTTAGCTgtattttttttgctaaataataTGAGCCGTTTCCCTCTCATGTACTCCTGACGCAAATTGGGAAAATGCTTAGTGCACAAAATTCAGTACAAATTTTTTCACAAAATGACATGTATTAAACTTTTGTTTAGCTCATTTAGATCGGCCTGCAAAACATAGTCTTCATTCTTGAGTGTAAAAATGTACTTGGCCCCCTTACCTCCATTCGCAAGAATATCGACTACTTACCAGGCCACTAGTACATATGACTTTTCTGTAATTAATTTCAGTTTTGTGGCACTATTTAATATCAAAACGATTTGCATCTCAGGTATGAAACTGATTCTATCAAAGAAATCGTTGATAGAATTCTATTTGAAATAGACCCGAAAACTTTAGATGTTCCCAAATATTCAGTGGGGTTGGATTCTCGTGTTGAAGACATAACGGCATTGTTCCGCAGAAAAAGCAAAGATACAAAAAGTTTCATTAGGATTGGTATTCATGGTATGGCTGGAGTGGGTAAAACAACTCTTGCCATAGCTGTGTTCAACCAAAACTATCACCGCTTTCAGGGCAGCTGCTTTCTAGCCAACGTTAGAGAAGAATCAGAAACAGAAAAGGGTAAAGTACGTTTACAGAAGCAACTTGTTAATGATATTCTTAAACGTAAGAAATATGAGATTAACAATGTTCAGAGTGGAATTGAGTTGATAAGAAGTAAAATTTGTTCGAGGAAAGTTTTGATTGTTGTTGATGATTTGGATGACCCAAGTCCACTTGAATTCTTAGAAGGACCATTTCATATGGAGAGCATAATCATTATCACAACAAGAAATGAAGATCTACTGGATACAATTAAGGCAGAAGCTAGATACAAGGTAAATGAGCTGGGTAATGCTGAGTCACGTCATCTTTTGCCCAGCATGCATTTGGAGAGAATTTGATATCCGACAAGTTAATGGAATTATCCAAGGGCATTCTAGAAGGTGCTGAAGGGCTTCCTTTAGCTCTTAAGGTTTATGGTAATAAATTTCTTAACCAAGAAGAGAAAAGATGGAATGGCATCATTAATTCATTTAAACGAGTTTCCTATGCGCTGCTTGAGGATAGACTTCGCATTAGCTATGATACGTTAAATTGGTTGATCCAATCCTGCAGAATATTTTCTTAGACATTGCTTGTTTATTCATCGGACATGAGGAAGAAGAGGTTGTTCGAATTTTGGAAACTTGTTACGAGGTCGTCAATGATAATATTGACCGTCTAAAGAAAAGATGTTTACTAAGAATAGATGAAAAGGATAAGTTGGGAATGCATCGTCTGCTCAGGGGACATGGGAAGGGAAATTGCGTATAACAACTCTCCTCGTAAGCCTGAAGAACATAGTAGATTGTGGGTATCAAAAGAAATATGTGATGTATTGAGGAGGCTCAAGGTAATTTCAATTATATATTACATATTTTATATGTTCGATAATGGTTACACCTTAATCTTATGGCTTTCTAACTATGATACATGGTCATTAATTAACTTTTCCTTCAGATAACTTTGTGTATACATTTCAAGTAACTAGCTTTTGTTCTTAATGTGTATATGTTAGGGAACAGAAGCTATTGAAGGTATCATCTCTCACAACGACCTTTGCTCTCAGCATGCACAAGAGGAAACATCATTCTGTACAGAAGCATTCAAAAGCATGAGTAACTTGAGATTTCTTTACCTCAACAAAGTAAAGCTCACTGGAAGCTTTAAGCAGACATTCGAAGAT
Proteins encoded in this window:
- the LOC141705503 gene encoding disease resistance protein RPV1-like; protein product: MASFNFYQTPSTPSPTEWDVFLSFRGIDTRHTFADHLYNALDSMSIKTFRDTPELQSGEVIARALPDAIRKSKTYIIILSENYGSSRWCLDELVEIFDYSETMKRLVIPIFFKIEPAVVEHRKGKFAEAFEKHATRYDICTLAKWRVALETVGKISGHTVREKMYETDSIKEIVDRILFEIDPKTLDVPKYSVGLDSRVEDITALFRRKSKDTKSFIRIGIHGMAGVGKTTLAIAVFNQNYHRFQGSCFLANVREESETEKGKVRLQKQLVNDILKRKKYEINNVQSGIELIRSKICSRKVLIVVDDLDDPSPLEFLEGPFHMESIIIITTRNEDLLDTIKAEARYKVNELGNAESRHLLPSMHLERI